A portion of the Micromonospora vinacea genome contains these proteins:
- a CDS encoding S-methyl-5'-thioadenosine phosphorylase: protein MTRSAELPQAEVGVIGGSGLYQLVDGGTAVEVSTPYGPPSDPVTVGRVGGRTVAFLPRHGADHRFPPHRINYRANLWALRALGVRQILAPCAVGSLSTELVPGALVLPDQMVDRTSGRACTYFDDGAVHTSFADPYCPNGRATVAAAAREIGFEPVVGATMVVVEGPRFSTRAESQWYAHQGWQVINMTGHPEAILARELQLCYTPIALVTDLDAGVDATDSVGHAEVLRIFAANVERLREVLHRAVPALPPDSFGCACARGHEGVPLPITLP from the coding sequence ATGACCAGGTCCGCTGAACTGCCCCAGGCCGAAGTGGGGGTGATCGGTGGCAGTGGCCTCTACCAACTGGTCGACGGTGGTACGGCGGTCGAGGTCTCCACACCGTACGGCCCGCCGTCCGACCCGGTCACCGTCGGACGCGTCGGTGGCCGTACCGTGGCGTTCCTGCCACGGCACGGCGCCGACCACCGGTTTCCCCCGCACCGGATCAACTACCGGGCCAACCTCTGGGCACTGCGCGCGCTCGGGGTACGCCAGATTCTCGCACCGTGCGCCGTCGGATCGCTCAGCACGGAACTGGTCCCCGGGGCGCTCGTCCTCCCCGACCAGATGGTCGACAGGACCAGCGGACGAGCCTGCACCTACTTCGACGACGGTGCGGTCCACACGTCGTTCGCCGACCCGTACTGCCCCAACGGGCGCGCGACCGTCGCCGCCGCCGCCCGCGAGATCGGGTTCGAACCTGTCGTCGGCGCCACGATGGTGGTGGTGGAAGGCCCACGCTTCTCCACCCGAGCGGAGTCACAGTGGTACGCCCACCAGGGCTGGCAGGTGATCAACATGACCGGGCACCCAGAGGCGATCCTCGCTCGTGAGCTGCAGCTGTGCTACACCCCCATCGCCCTGGTCACCGACCTTGACGCCGGGGTCGATGCGACCGACTCGGTCGGCCACGCAGAGGTGCTGCGCATCTTCGCCGCGAACGTCGAGCGACTACGCGAGGTGCTCCACCGGGCGGTTCCGGCGTTGCCGCCCGACTCCTTCGGCTGCGCCTGCGCCCGCGGCCACGAGGGTGTGCCGCTCCCGATCACCCTGCCCTGA